Proteins encoded within one genomic window of Diceros bicornis minor isolate mBicDic1 chromosome X, mDicBic1.mat.cur, whole genome shotgun sequence:
- the LOC131400814 gene encoding probable ATP-dependent RNA helicase DDX53 codes for MAWAPERKRAEPRDGGASRDGRAGRGGWSGRGGRGGRGGRGGSGPSSSLEPRACSSGDPPLCFRLKNSMIGVVIGRGGSKIKDIQSATSTKIQIIKGDSEAEVKIFGTREMKAKAKAAIETLVKKQEARCGSGSSVDNAASRPSVARGVSTDNVAKVRPLIDWDHVRAEVVEWEKRKWADLPPIKKHFYVESKATSSLSQVQVDAWRKENFNIVCDDLKDGEKRPIPNPTCTFEDAFQQYPELMKSIKKAGFQKPTPIQSQAWPIVLQGIDLIGVAQTGTGKTLSYLMPGFIHLHSQPISRGQRNGPGMLVLTPTRELALQVEAECSKYSYKGLKSVCIYGGGNRKEQIQDITKGVDIVIATPGRLNDLQMNKFVNLRSITYLVLDEADKMLDLGFEHQIMKILLDVRPDRQTVMTSATWPDSIRQLAKSYLKEPMIVYVGTLDLVAVNTVKQNIIVTTEEEKRSLMQEFLQSLSPKDKVIVFVSRKLVADDLSSDLSIQGIRVQSLHGNREQCEREQALEDFRSGQVKILIATDLASRGLDVNDVTHVYNYDFPRNIEEYVHRVGRTGRAGKTGVAVTLMTRDDGKVATELIQILKRANQSVPEDLLTMAEQYKSRKERNDPGKKSRRPQGKAKDFH; via the coding sequence ATGGCCTGGGCCCCAGAGCGGAAGAGGGCAGAGCCTAGAGATGGCGGGGCCAGCCGGGATGGCAGGGCCGGCCGGGGCGGCTGGAGCGGCAGGGGCGGCCGGGGCGGCAGGGGCGGCAGGGGCGGCAGCGGCCCCTCCAGCTCCCTGGAGCCTAGGGCCTGCAGCTCCGGAgacccacccctctgcttcaGATTAAAGAACAGTATGATTGGGGTGGTGATCGGTCGCGGTGGAtcgaaaataaaagacatccagagTGCGACAAGCACCAAAATACAGATCATAAAAGGTGATTCTGAAGCCGAGGTGAAAATTTTCGGCACCAGAGAAATGAAAGCTAAAGCCAAAGCAGCTATAGAAACTCTTGTTAAAAAGCAAGAAGCGAGGTGCGGTTCGGGATCCAGTGTCGATAATGCTGCGTCCCGACCCTCTGTTGCAAGAGGCGTCAGCACAGATAACGTTGCTAAAGTTCGGCCGCTGATAGATTGGGACCACGTGAGGGCGGAGGTTGTGGAGTGGGAAAAGAGGAAATGGGCGGATTTACCCCCAATTAAGAAACACTTCTACGTAGAATCCAAAGCAACAAGCTCATTATCTCAAGTGCAAGTAGACGCTTGGAGAAAGGAGAATTTCAACATCGTGTGTGACGACTTGAAAGATGGTGAAAAACGTCCCATCCCCAATCCAACCTGTACATTTGAAGATGCTTTCCAGCAATATCCCGAGCTTATGAAAAGCATCAAGAAAGCAGGGTTCCAAAAGCCAACGCCAATTCAGTCACAGGCGTGGCCGATTGTTCTACAAGGAATAGATCTCATAGGAGTTGCCCAAACTGGAACAGGCAAAACATTGTCCTATTTAATGCCTGGGTTTATTCACCTCCACTCGCAGCCAATCTCTCGAGGACAAAGAAATGGACCTGGCATGCTAGTCCTTACACCCACTAGGGAATTAGCTCTGCAGGTGGAAGCGGAATGTTCTAAGTATTCATATAAAGGTCTTAAAAGTGTTTGTATATATGGCGGTGGAAATAGGAAAGAACAAATCCAAGACATCACCAAAGGCGTGGACATCGTTATTGCAACTCCCGGACGACTGAATGATCTGCAAATGAATAAGTTTGTCAACCTAAGAAGCATAACCTACTTAGTCTTAGATGAAGCAGATAAAATGTTGGATCTGGGGTTTGAACACCAGATCATGAAGATTTTATTAGACGTGCGCCCAGACCGGCAGACTGTCATGACAAGTGCAACTTGGCCAGATAGCATTCGTCAACTTGCAAAATCTTATTTGAAAGAGCCTATGATTGTTTATGTTGGTACTCTGGATCTAGTTGCTGTAAATACGGTGAAGCAAAATATAATTGTCACCACAGAGGAAGAAAAACGATCTCTTATGCAAGAATTCCTACAGAGCCTGTCACCCAAAGACAAAGTCATCGTGTTTGTCAGCCGAAAACTTGTTGCAGATGACTTATCAAGCGATTTAAGCATCCAGGGCATACGGGTACAATCCCTGCATGGCAACAGAGAGCAGTGCGAACGGGAGCAGGCGTTAGAGGACTTTAGAAGCGGACAAGTGAAAATATTGATAGCTACCGACTTAGCATCCCGAGGTCTCGATGTTAACGATGTCACACACGTGTATAATTACGACTTCCCACGGAATATTGAAGAATACGTCCACAGAGTAGGGCGTACTGGAAGAGCAGGGAAGACTGGAGTAGCTGTTACCCTTATGACTCGAGATGATGGGAAGGTTGCCACGGAATTGATTCAGATTCTGAAAAGAGCCAATCAAAGTGTCCCAGAAGATCTTCTAACAATGGCAGAGCAATACAAGTCACGTAAAGAAAGAAACGACccgggaaaaaaatcaagaaggccTCAAGGAAAAGCCAAGGACTTTCACTGA